A genomic segment from Leopardus geoffroyi isolate Oge1 chromosome A2, O.geoffroyi_Oge1_pat1.0, whole genome shotgun sequence encodes:
- the BRPF1 gene encoding peregrin isoform X5: MGVDFDVKTFCHNLRATKPPYECPVETCRKVYKSYSGIEYHLYHYDHDNPPPPQQTPLRKHKKKGRQSRPANKQSPSPSEVSQSPGREVMSYAQAQRMVEVDLHGRVHRISIFDNLDVVSEDEEAPEEAPETGSNKENTETPAATPKSGKHKNKEKRKDSNHHHHHNASVSTTPKLPEVVYRELEQDTPDAPPRPTSYYRYIEKSAEELDEEVEYDMDEEDYIWLDIMNERRKTEGVSPIPQEIFEYLMDRLEKESYFESHNKGDPNALVDEDAVCCICNDGECQNSNVILFCDMCNLAVHQECYGVPYIPEGQWLCRRCLQSPSRAVDCALCPNKGGAFKQTDDGRWAHVVCALWIPEVCFANTVFLEPIDSIEHIPPARWKLTCYICKQRGSGACIQCHKANCYTAFHVTCAQQAGLYMKMEPVRETGANGTSFSVRKTAYCDIHTPPGSARRLPALSHSEGEEDEDEEEDEGKSWSSEKVKKAKAKSRIKMKKARKILAEKRAAAPVVSVPCIPPHRLSKITNRLTIQRKSQFMQRLHSYWTLKRQSRNGVPLLRRLQTHLQSQRNCDQVGRDSEDKNWALKEQLKSWQRLRHDLERARLLVELIRKREKLKRETIKVQQIAMEMQLTPFLILLRKTLEQLQEKDTGNIFSEPVPLSEVTELDEVPDYLDHIKKPMDFFTMKQNLEAYRYLNFDDFEEDFNLIVSNCLKYNAKDTIFYRAAVRLREQGGAVLRQARRQAEKMGIDFETGMHIPHSLAGDEAPQHTEDAAEEERLILLENQKHLPVEEQLKLLLERLDEVNASKQSVSRSRRAKMIKKEMTALRRKLAHQRETGRDGPERHGPSSRGSLTPHPAACDKDGQTDSAAEESSSQETTKGLGPNMSSTPAHEVGRRTSVLFSKKNPKTAGPPKRPGRPPKNRESQMTPSHGGSPVGPPQLPIMGSLRQRKRGRSPRPSSSSDSDSDKSTEDPPMDLPANGFSGGNQPVKKSFLVYRNDCSLPRSSSDSESSSSSSSSAASDRTSTTPSKQGRGKPSFSRGTFPEDSSEDTSGTENEAYSVGTGRGVGHSMVRKSLGRGAGWLSEDEDSPLDALDLVWAKCRGYPSYPALIIDPKMPREGMFHHGVPIPVPPLEVLKLGEQMTQEAREHLYLVLFFDNKRTWQWLPRTKLVPLGVNQDLDKEKMLEGRKSNIRKSVQIAYHRALQHRSKVQGEQSSETSDSD; the protein is encoded by the exons ATGGGGGTGGACTTTGATGTGAAGACTTTCTGCCACAACTTGCGGGCAACTAAGCCACCATATGAGTGCCCCGTGGAGACCTGCCGTAAGGTCTACAAGAGTTACAGTGGTATTGAGTACCACCTATATCACTATGACCACGACAACCCACCACCCCCGCAGCAGACTCCACTCCGCAAGCACAAAAAGAAGGGGCGCCAATCACGCCCAGCCAACAAGCAGTCGCCCAGCCCCTCAGAGGTATCCCAGTCACCCGGCCGTGAGGTGATGAGCTACGCGCAGGCCCAGCGCATGGTGGAGGTGGACCTGCACGGCCGAGTCCACCGCATCAGCATCTTTGACAACCTGGATGTGGTGTCAGAGGATGAGGAGGCCCCTGAGGAGGCTCCTGAGACTGGTAGCAACAAGGAGAACACCGAGACACCAGCTGCTACTCCCAAGTCAGGCAAGCATAAGAACAAGGAAAAGCGCAAGGACtccaaccatcaccaccaccataaTGCTTCTGTGAGCACCACTCCCAAGCTGCCAGAGGTGGTATACCGGGAGTTGGAGCAGGACACCCCCGATGCCCCACCCCGGCCGACTTCCTATTACCG GTACATTGAGAAGTCGGCAGAGGAGCTGGACGAGGAAGTAGAGTATGACATGGACGAGGAGGACTACATCTGGCTGGATATCATGAATGAGCGGCGGAAGACAGAGGGTGTGAGTCCCATCCCGCAGGAGATCTTTGAGTACCTAATGGACCGGCTGGAGAAGGAGTCCTACTTTGAAAGCCACAATAAAGGTGACCCCAATGCACTAGTGGATGAGGATGCTGTGTGCTGTATCTGCAACGATGGTGAGTGCCAGAACAGCAATGTCATCCTATTTTGTGACATGTGCAACCTGGCTGTGCACCAAGAGTGCTACGGTGTCCCCTACATCCCTGAGGGCCAGTGGCTGTGCCGCCGCTGCCTACAGTCACCCTCCCGAGCTGTGGACTGTGCCCTGTGCCCCAACAAGGGTGGTGCCTTCAAGCAGACAGATGACGGGCGCTGGGCCCATGTGGTGTGTGCCCTGTGGATCCCTGAAGTCTGCTTTGCCAACACAGTCTTCCTGGAGCCTATCGACAGCATTGAGCACATCCCACCAGCTCGCTGGAAGCTGACCTGCTATATTTGCAAACAGCGGGGCTCAGGGGCATGCATTCAGTGCCACAAGGCCAACTGCTACACAGCCTTCCACGTGACATGTGCCCAGCAGGCTGGCCTTTACATGAAGATGGAGCCTGTGCGAGAGACAGGTGCCAATGGCACTTCTTTCAGCGTCCGCAAGACAGCCTACTGTGACATCCACACACCCCCAGGTTCAGCACGCCGCTTGCCTGCCCTGTCCCACAGTGAGGGTGAGGAGGatgaagatgaggaggaggatgagggtAAGAGTTGGAGCTCAGAGAAGGTCAAGAAGGCCAAGGCCAAGTCCCGGATCAAGATGAAGAAGGCACGGAAGATCCTGGCAGAGAAACGGGCCGCAGCACCTGTGGTGTCGGTGCCCTGCATCCCACCACACAG GCTCAGTAAAATCACCAACCGCCTGACCATCCAAAGGAAGAGCCAGTTCATGCAGAGGCTACACAGCTACTGGACGCTGAAACGACAGTCACGAAATGGAGTCCCACTGCTACGTCGCCTGCAGACACATCTGCAGTCTCAGAGGAATTGTGACCAAGTCGGG AGAGATTCTGAGGATAAGAACTGGGCCCTCAAAGAACAGCTCAAGTCCTGGCAGCGCCTCCGGCACGACCTGGAGCGAGCTCGGCTGCTGGTGGAGCTGATCCGCAAGCGGGAGAAACTCAAAAGGGAGACG ATCAAGGTCCAGCAGATCGCCATGGAGATGCAGCTGACCCCCTTCCTCATCCTCCTTCGCAAAACCTTGGAGCAGCTCCAAGAAAAGGACACAGGCAACATCTTCAGCGAGCCGGTCCCTCTGTCTGAGGTAACCGAATTGGACGAA GTACCTGACTACCTAGACCACATCAAAAAGCCCATGGACTTTTTCACCATGAAGCAGAACTTGGAGGCTTACCGCTACCTGAACTTTGATGATTTTGAGGAGGACTTCAACCTTATCGTCAGCAACTGCCTCAAGTATAACGCCAAGGACACCATCTTCTACCGGGCAGCAGTGCGGCTCCGAGAACAGGGTGGCGCTGTGCTCCGCCAGGCCCGGCGCCAGGCAGAAAAAATGGGCATTGACTTTGAGACGGGCATGCATATCCCCCACAGCCTGGCTGGAGATGAGGCCCCACAGCACACTGAAGATG CAGCAGAGGAAGAGCGGCTGATCCTGCTAGAGAACCAGAAGCACCTGCCAGTGGAAGAGCAGCTGAAGTTGTTGCTGGAGCGGCTGGATGAGGTGAATGCCAGCAAGCAGAGTGTGAGTCGTTCACGGCGTGCAAAGATGATCAAGAAAGAGATGACGGCACTGCGGCGGAAGCTTGCCCACCAGCGGGAAACTGGAAGGGATGGGCCTGAGCGTCATGGCCCCTCCAGCCGGGGCAGCCTGACACCCCACCCGGCAGCATGTGACAAGGACGGGCAGACAGACAGTGCCGCCGAAGAGAGCAGCAGCCAGGAGACAACCAAAG gCCTGGGTCCCAACATGTCCTCAACCCCCGCACATGAGGTGGGCAGGAGAACCTCAGTTCTGTTCTCCAAAAAGAACCCGAAGACAGCTGGACCGCCCAAGAGGCCGGGCCGGCCCCCCAAAAACCGGGAGAGCCAGATGACCCCCAGCCACGGAGGCAGTCCTGTGGGGCCCCCCCAGCTCCCCATCATGGGCTCCCTACGTCAGCGCAAGCGGGGTAGGAGCCCCCGGCCCAGTTCGAGCTCAGACAGCGACAGTGATAAATCCACAGAAGACCCCCCAATGG ACTTACCAGCTAATGGCTTCAGCGGTGGAAATCAGCCAGTGAAGAAGAGTTTCTTGGTATATCGTAATGACTGCAGCCTTCCCCGGAGCAGCTCCGACTCTGAGTctagcagcagtagcagcagcagcgcTGCCTCAGACCGAACCAG CACAACACCCTCAAAACAGGGCCGGGGCAAGCCCTCCTTCTCTCGGGGCACATTCCCGGAAGACAGCAGTGAAGATACCTCAGGCACTGAGAACGAGGCCTACTCCGTGGGCACTGGCCGCGGCGTGGGCCACAGCA TGGTAAGGAAGAGTCTGGGACGGGGAGCTGGCTGGCTGTCAGAGGATGAGGACTCCCCACTGGATGCTCTGGACCTGGTGTGGGCCAAATGCCGAGGGTATCCATCATACCCAGCTCTG ATAATTGATCCAAAGATGCCCCGGGAAGGTATGTTCCATCATGGGGTTCCTATCCCTGTGCCCCCCCTGGAGGTGCTGAAACTTGGGGAACAGATGACCCAGGAAGCCCGAGAGCATCTCTACCTCGTCCTCTTCTTTGACAACAAGCGAACCTG GCAGTGGCTGCCAAGGACTAAGCTGGTTCCTCTGGGCGTGAACCAGGACCTCGACAAGGAAAAGATGCTGGAGGGCCGCAAATCCAACATCCGCAAATCAGTGCAGATTGCTTACCACCGGGCTCTGCAGCACCGCAGCAAGGTGCAGGGCGAGCAGAGCAGCGAGACCAGTGATAGTGACTGA
- the BRPF1 gene encoding peregrin isoform X12, with the protein MGVDFDVKTFCHNLRATKPPYECPVETCRKVYKSYSGIEYHLYHYDHDNPPPPQQTPLRKHKKKGRQSRPANKQSPSPSEVSQSPGREVMSYAQAQRMVEVDLHGRVHRISIFDNLDVVSEDEEAPEEAPETGSNKENTETPAATPKSGKHKNKEKRKDSNHHHHHNASVSTTPKLPEVVYRELEQDTPDAPPRPTSYYRYIEKSAEELDEEVEYDMDEEDYIWLDIMNERRKTEGVSPIPQEIFEYLMDRLEKESYFESHNKGDPNALVDEDAVCCICNDGECQNSNVILFCDMCNLAVHQECYGVPYIPEGQWLCRRCLQSPSRAVDCALCPNKGGAFKQTDDGRWAHVVCALWIPEVCFANTVFLEPIDSIEHIPPARWKLTCYICKQRGSGACIQCHKANCYTAFHVTCAQQAGLYMKMEPVRETGANGTSFSVRKTAYCDIHTPPGSARRLPALSHSEGEEDEDEEEDEGKSWSSEKVKKAKAKSRIKMKKARKILAEKRAAAPVVSVPCIPPHRLSKITNRLTIQRKSQFMQRLHSYWTLKRQSRNGVPLLRRLQTHLQSQRNCDQVGRDSEDKNWALKEQLKSWQRLRHDLERARLLVELIRKREKLKRETIKVQQIAMEMQLTPFLILLRKTLEQLQEKDTGNIFSEPVPLSEVTELDEVPDYLDHIKKPMDFFTMKQNLEAYRYLNFDDFEEDFNLIVSNCLKYNAKDTIFYRAAVRLREQGGAVLRQARRQAEKMGIDFETGMHIPHSLAGDEAPQHTEDAEEERLILLENQKHLPVEEQLKLLLERLDEVNASKQSVSRSRRAKMIKKEMTALRRKLAHQRETGRDGPERHGPSSRGSLTPHPAACDKDGQTDSAAEESSSQETTKDLPANGFSGGNQPVKKSFLVYRNDCSLPRSSSDSESSSSSSSSAASDRTSTTPSKQGRGKPSFSRGTFPEDSSEDTSGTENEAYSVGTGRGVGHSMVRKSLGRGAGWLSEDEDSPLDALDLVWAKCRGYPSYPALIIDPKMPREGMFHHGVPIPVPPLEVLKLGEQMTQEAREHLYLVLFFDNKRTWQWLPRTKLVPLGVNQDLDKEKMLEGRKSNIRKSVQIAYHRALQHRSKVQGEQSSETSDSD; encoded by the exons ATGGGGGTGGACTTTGATGTGAAGACTTTCTGCCACAACTTGCGGGCAACTAAGCCACCATATGAGTGCCCCGTGGAGACCTGCCGTAAGGTCTACAAGAGTTACAGTGGTATTGAGTACCACCTATATCACTATGACCACGACAACCCACCACCCCCGCAGCAGACTCCACTCCGCAAGCACAAAAAGAAGGGGCGCCAATCACGCCCAGCCAACAAGCAGTCGCCCAGCCCCTCAGAGGTATCCCAGTCACCCGGCCGTGAGGTGATGAGCTACGCGCAGGCCCAGCGCATGGTGGAGGTGGACCTGCACGGCCGAGTCCACCGCATCAGCATCTTTGACAACCTGGATGTGGTGTCAGAGGATGAGGAGGCCCCTGAGGAGGCTCCTGAGACTGGTAGCAACAAGGAGAACACCGAGACACCAGCTGCTACTCCCAAGTCAGGCAAGCATAAGAACAAGGAAAAGCGCAAGGACtccaaccatcaccaccaccataaTGCTTCTGTGAGCACCACTCCCAAGCTGCCAGAGGTGGTATACCGGGAGTTGGAGCAGGACACCCCCGATGCCCCACCCCGGCCGACTTCCTATTACCG GTACATTGAGAAGTCGGCAGAGGAGCTGGACGAGGAAGTAGAGTATGACATGGACGAGGAGGACTACATCTGGCTGGATATCATGAATGAGCGGCGGAAGACAGAGGGTGTGAGTCCCATCCCGCAGGAGATCTTTGAGTACCTAATGGACCGGCTGGAGAAGGAGTCCTACTTTGAAAGCCACAATAAAGGTGACCCCAATGCACTAGTGGATGAGGATGCTGTGTGCTGTATCTGCAACGATGGTGAGTGCCAGAACAGCAATGTCATCCTATTTTGTGACATGTGCAACCTGGCTGTGCACCAAGAGTGCTACGGTGTCCCCTACATCCCTGAGGGCCAGTGGCTGTGCCGCCGCTGCCTACAGTCACCCTCCCGAGCTGTGGACTGTGCCCTGTGCCCCAACAAGGGTGGTGCCTTCAAGCAGACAGATGACGGGCGCTGGGCCCATGTGGTGTGTGCCCTGTGGATCCCTGAAGTCTGCTTTGCCAACACAGTCTTCCTGGAGCCTATCGACAGCATTGAGCACATCCCACCAGCTCGCTGGAAGCTGACCTGCTATATTTGCAAACAGCGGGGCTCAGGGGCATGCATTCAGTGCCACAAGGCCAACTGCTACACAGCCTTCCACGTGACATGTGCCCAGCAGGCTGGCCTTTACATGAAGATGGAGCCTGTGCGAGAGACAGGTGCCAATGGCACTTCTTTCAGCGTCCGCAAGACAGCCTACTGTGACATCCACACACCCCCAGGTTCAGCACGCCGCTTGCCTGCCCTGTCCCACAGTGAGGGTGAGGAGGatgaagatgaggaggaggatgagggtAAGAGTTGGAGCTCAGAGAAGGTCAAGAAGGCCAAGGCCAAGTCCCGGATCAAGATGAAGAAGGCACGGAAGATCCTGGCAGAGAAACGGGCCGCAGCACCTGTGGTGTCGGTGCCCTGCATCCCACCACACAG GCTCAGTAAAATCACCAACCGCCTGACCATCCAAAGGAAGAGCCAGTTCATGCAGAGGCTACACAGCTACTGGACGCTGAAACGACAGTCACGAAATGGAGTCCCACTGCTACGTCGCCTGCAGACACATCTGCAGTCTCAGAGGAATTGTGACCAAGTCGGG AGAGATTCTGAGGATAAGAACTGGGCCCTCAAAGAACAGCTCAAGTCCTGGCAGCGCCTCCGGCACGACCTGGAGCGAGCTCGGCTGCTGGTGGAGCTGATCCGCAAGCGGGAGAAACTCAAAAGGGAGACG ATCAAGGTCCAGCAGATCGCCATGGAGATGCAGCTGACCCCCTTCCTCATCCTCCTTCGCAAAACCTTGGAGCAGCTCCAAGAAAAGGACACAGGCAACATCTTCAGCGAGCCGGTCCCTCTGTCTGAGGTAACCGAATTGGACGAA GTACCTGACTACCTAGACCACATCAAAAAGCCCATGGACTTTTTCACCATGAAGCAGAACTTGGAGGCTTACCGCTACCTGAACTTTGATGATTTTGAGGAGGACTTCAACCTTATCGTCAGCAACTGCCTCAAGTATAACGCCAAGGACACCATCTTCTACCGGGCAGCAGTGCGGCTCCGAGAACAGGGTGGCGCTGTGCTCCGCCAGGCCCGGCGCCAGGCAGAAAAAATGGGCATTGACTTTGAGACGGGCATGCATATCCCCCACAGCCTGGCTGGAGATGAGGCCCCACAGCACACTGAAGATG CAGAGGAAGAGCGGCTGATCCTGCTAGAGAACCAGAAGCACCTGCCAGTGGAAGAGCAGCTGAAGTTGTTGCTGGAGCGGCTGGATGAGGTGAATGCCAGCAAGCAGAGTGTGAGTCGTTCACGGCGTGCAAAGATGATCAAGAAAGAGATGACGGCACTGCGGCGGAAGCTTGCCCACCAGCGGGAAACTGGAAGGGATGGGCCTGAGCGTCATGGCCCCTCCAGCCGGGGCAGCCTGACACCCCACCCGGCAGCATGTGACAAGGACGGGCAGACAGACAGTGCCGCCGAAGAGAGCAGCAGCCAGGAGACAACCAAAG ACTTACCAGCTAATGGCTTCAGCGGTGGAAATCAGCCAGTGAAGAAGAGTTTCTTGGTATATCGTAATGACTGCAGCCTTCCCCGGAGCAGCTCCGACTCTGAGTctagcagcagtagcagcagcagcgcTGCCTCAGACCGAACCAG CACAACACCCTCAAAACAGGGCCGGGGCAAGCCCTCCTTCTCTCGGGGCACATTCCCGGAAGACAGCAGTGAAGATACCTCAGGCACTGAGAACGAGGCCTACTCCGTGGGCACTGGCCGCGGCGTGGGCCACAGCA TGGTAAGGAAGAGTCTGGGACGGGGAGCTGGCTGGCTGTCAGAGGATGAGGACTCCCCACTGGATGCTCTGGACCTGGTGTGGGCCAAATGCCGAGGGTATCCATCATACCCAGCTCTG ATAATTGATCCAAAGATGCCCCGGGAAGGTATGTTCCATCATGGGGTTCCTATCCCTGTGCCCCCCCTGGAGGTGCTGAAACTTGGGGAACAGATGACCCAGGAAGCCCGAGAGCATCTCTACCTCGTCCTCTTCTTTGACAACAAGCGAACCTG GCAGTGGCTGCCAAGGACTAAGCTGGTTCCTCTGGGCGTGAACCAGGACCTCGACAAGGAAAAGATGCTGGAGGGCCGCAAATCCAACATCCGCAAATCAGTGCAGATTGCTTACCACCGGGCTCTGCAGCACCGCAGCAAGGTGCAGGGCGAGCAGAGCAGCGAGACCAGTGATAGTGACTGA
- the BRPF1 gene encoding peregrin isoform X10 encodes MGVDFDVKTFCHNLRATKPPYECPVETCRKVYKSYSGIEYHLYHYDHDNPPPPQQTPLRKHKKKGRQSRPANKQSPSPSEVSQSPGREVMSYAQAQRMVEVDLHGRVHRISIFDNLDVVSEDEEAPEEAPETGSNKENTETPAATPKSGKHKNKEKRKDSNHHHHHNASVSTTPKLPEVVYRELEQDTPDAPPRPTSYYRYIEKSAEELDEEVEYDMDEEDYIWLDIMNERRKTEGVSPIPQEIFEYLMDRLEKESYFESHNKGDPNALVDEDAVCCICNDGECQNSNVILFCDMCNLAVHQECYGVPYIPEGQWLCRRCLQSPSRAVDCALCPNKGGAFKQTDDGRWAHVVCALWIPEVCFANTVFLEPIDSIEHIPPARWKLTCYICKQRGSGACIQCHKANCYTAFHVTCAQQAGLYMKMEPVRETGANGTSFSVRKTAYCDIHTPPGSARRLPALSHSEGEEDEDEEEDEGKSWSSEKVKKAKAKSRIKMKKARKILAEKRAAAPVVSVPCIPPHRLSKITNRLTIQRKSQFMQRLHSYWTLKRQSRNGVPLLRRLQTHLQSQRNCDQVGRDSEDKNWALKEQLKSWQRLRHDLERARLLVELIRKREKLKRETIKVQQIAMEMQLTPFLILLRKTLEQLQEKDTGNIFSEPVPLSEVPDYLDHIKKPMDFFTMKQNLEAYRYLNFDDFEEDFNLIVSNCLKYNAKDTIFYRAAVRLREQGGAVLRQARRQAEKMGIDFETGMHIPHSLAGDEAPQHTEDAEEERLILLENQKHLPVEEQLKLLLERLDEVNASKQSVSRSRRAKMIKKEMTALRRKLAHQRETGRDGPERHGPSSRGSLTPHPAACDKDGQTDSAAEESSSQETTKDLPANGFSGGNQPVKKSFLVYRNDCSLPRSSSDSESSSSSSSSAASDRTSTTPSKQGRGKPSFSRGTFPEDSSEDTSGTENEAYSVGTGRGVGHSSKYPHPKPGKPGARYQGLASPLAADLLPLSHSCEVVRKSLGRGAGWLSEDEDSPLDALDLVWAKCRGYPSYPALIIDPKMPREGMFHHGVPIPVPPLEVLKLGEQMTQEAREHLYLVLFFDNKRTWQWLPRTKLVPLGVNQDLDKEKMLEGRKSNIRKSVQIAYHRALQHRSKVQGEQSSETSDSD; translated from the exons ATGGGGGTGGACTTTGATGTGAAGACTTTCTGCCACAACTTGCGGGCAACTAAGCCACCATATGAGTGCCCCGTGGAGACCTGCCGTAAGGTCTACAAGAGTTACAGTGGTATTGAGTACCACCTATATCACTATGACCACGACAACCCACCACCCCCGCAGCAGACTCCACTCCGCAAGCACAAAAAGAAGGGGCGCCAATCACGCCCAGCCAACAAGCAGTCGCCCAGCCCCTCAGAGGTATCCCAGTCACCCGGCCGTGAGGTGATGAGCTACGCGCAGGCCCAGCGCATGGTGGAGGTGGACCTGCACGGCCGAGTCCACCGCATCAGCATCTTTGACAACCTGGATGTGGTGTCAGAGGATGAGGAGGCCCCTGAGGAGGCTCCTGAGACTGGTAGCAACAAGGAGAACACCGAGACACCAGCTGCTACTCCCAAGTCAGGCAAGCATAAGAACAAGGAAAAGCGCAAGGACtccaaccatcaccaccaccataaTGCTTCTGTGAGCACCACTCCCAAGCTGCCAGAGGTGGTATACCGGGAGTTGGAGCAGGACACCCCCGATGCCCCACCCCGGCCGACTTCCTATTACCG GTACATTGAGAAGTCGGCAGAGGAGCTGGACGAGGAAGTAGAGTATGACATGGACGAGGAGGACTACATCTGGCTGGATATCATGAATGAGCGGCGGAAGACAGAGGGTGTGAGTCCCATCCCGCAGGAGATCTTTGAGTACCTAATGGACCGGCTGGAGAAGGAGTCCTACTTTGAAAGCCACAATAAAGGTGACCCCAATGCACTAGTGGATGAGGATGCTGTGTGCTGTATCTGCAACGATGGTGAGTGCCAGAACAGCAATGTCATCCTATTTTGTGACATGTGCAACCTGGCTGTGCACCAAGAGTGCTACGGTGTCCCCTACATCCCTGAGGGCCAGTGGCTGTGCCGCCGCTGCCTACAGTCACCCTCCCGAGCTGTGGACTGTGCCCTGTGCCCCAACAAGGGTGGTGCCTTCAAGCAGACAGATGACGGGCGCTGGGCCCATGTGGTGTGTGCCCTGTGGATCCCTGAAGTCTGCTTTGCCAACACAGTCTTCCTGGAGCCTATCGACAGCATTGAGCACATCCCACCAGCTCGCTGGAAGCTGACCTGCTATATTTGCAAACAGCGGGGCTCAGGGGCATGCATTCAGTGCCACAAGGCCAACTGCTACACAGCCTTCCACGTGACATGTGCCCAGCAGGCTGGCCTTTACATGAAGATGGAGCCTGTGCGAGAGACAGGTGCCAATGGCACTTCTTTCAGCGTCCGCAAGACAGCCTACTGTGACATCCACACACCCCCAGGTTCAGCACGCCGCTTGCCTGCCCTGTCCCACAGTGAGGGTGAGGAGGatgaagatgaggaggaggatgagggtAAGAGTTGGAGCTCAGAGAAGGTCAAGAAGGCCAAGGCCAAGTCCCGGATCAAGATGAAGAAGGCACGGAAGATCCTGGCAGAGAAACGGGCCGCAGCACCTGTGGTGTCGGTGCCCTGCATCCCACCACACAG GCTCAGTAAAATCACCAACCGCCTGACCATCCAAAGGAAGAGCCAGTTCATGCAGAGGCTACACAGCTACTGGACGCTGAAACGACAGTCACGAAATGGAGTCCCACTGCTACGTCGCCTGCAGACACATCTGCAGTCTCAGAGGAATTGTGACCAAGTCGGG AGAGATTCTGAGGATAAGAACTGGGCCCTCAAAGAACAGCTCAAGTCCTGGCAGCGCCTCCGGCACGACCTGGAGCGAGCTCGGCTGCTGGTGGAGCTGATCCGCAAGCGGGAGAAACTCAAAAGGGAGACG ATCAAGGTCCAGCAGATCGCCATGGAGATGCAGCTGACCCCCTTCCTCATCCTCCTTCGCAAAACCTTGGAGCAGCTCCAAGAAAAGGACACAGGCAACATCTTCAGCGAGCCGGTCCCTCTGTCTGAG GTACCTGACTACCTAGACCACATCAAAAAGCCCATGGACTTTTTCACCATGAAGCAGAACTTGGAGGCTTACCGCTACCTGAACTTTGATGATTTTGAGGAGGACTTCAACCTTATCGTCAGCAACTGCCTCAAGTATAACGCCAAGGACACCATCTTCTACCGGGCAGCAGTGCGGCTCCGAGAACAGGGTGGCGCTGTGCTCCGCCAGGCCCGGCGCCAGGCAGAAAAAATGGGCATTGACTTTGAGACGGGCATGCATATCCCCCACAGCCTGGCTGGAGATGAGGCCCCACAGCACACTGAAGATG CAGAGGAAGAGCGGCTGATCCTGCTAGAGAACCAGAAGCACCTGCCAGTGGAAGAGCAGCTGAAGTTGTTGCTGGAGCGGCTGGATGAGGTGAATGCCAGCAAGCAGAGTGTGAGTCGTTCACGGCGTGCAAAGATGATCAAGAAAGAGATGACGGCACTGCGGCGGAAGCTTGCCCACCAGCGGGAAACTGGAAGGGATGGGCCTGAGCGTCATGGCCCCTCCAGCCGGGGCAGCCTGACACCCCACCCGGCAGCATGTGACAAGGACGGGCAGACAGACAGTGCCGCCGAAGAGAGCAGCAGCCAGGAGACAACCAAAG ACTTACCAGCTAATGGCTTCAGCGGTGGAAATCAGCCAGTGAAGAAGAGTTTCTTGGTATATCGTAATGACTGCAGCCTTCCCCGGAGCAGCTCCGACTCTGAGTctagcagcagtagcagcagcagcgcTGCCTCAGACCGAACCAG CACAACACCCTCAAAACAGGGCCGGGGCAAGCCCTCCTTCTCTCGGGGCACATTCCCGGAAGACAGCAGTGAAGATACCTCAGGCACTGAGAACGAGGCCTACTCCGTGGGCACTGGCCGCGGCGTGGGCCACAGCAGTAAGTACCCTCACCCAAAGCCAGGGAAGCCGGGGGCCCGGTATCAGGGCCTTGCCAGCCCCCTGGCTGCTgatctgctccctctctcccattcCTGTGAAGTGGTAAGGAAGAGTCTGGGACGGGGAGCTGGCTGGCTGTCAGAGGATGAGGACTCCCCACTGGATGCTCTGGACCTGGTGTGGGCCAAATGCCGAGGGTATCCATCATACCCAGCTCTG ATAATTGATCCAAAGATGCCCCGGGAAGGTATGTTCCATCATGGGGTTCCTATCCCTGTGCCCCCCCTGGAGGTGCTGAAACTTGGGGAACAGATGACCCAGGAAGCCCGAGAGCATCTCTACCTCGTCCTCTTCTTTGACAACAAGCGAACCTG GCAGTGGCTGCCAAGGACTAAGCTGGTTCCTCTGGGCGTGAACCAGGACCTCGACAAGGAAAAGATGCTGGAGGGCCGCAAATCCAACATCCGCAAATCAGTGCAGATTGCTTACCACCGGGCTCTGCAGCACCGCAGCAAGGTGCAGGGCGAGCAGAGCAGCGAGACCAGTGATAGTGACTGA